From Camelina sativa cultivar DH55 chromosome 20, Cs, whole genome shotgun sequence, the proteins below share one genomic window:
- the LOC104772118 gene encoding protein RNA-directed DNA methylation 3-like → MDRKGKGKQVAGNSSSSGGKKRKNTVEFRDEGLRIKKRKNPQVLQFFEESAEVGYYGGSSDEDDDGLGFLNDMEDEPEVVEESGKAGKGEKGNSSSFVFPKEEDINEEEFDRIMEERYKPGSGFLRYADDDVKDSIEMDALAPTSKDPPIWKVKCTIGREKHSVVCLMHKFVEMKKTGTKLQIISVFFADHVKGFIFIEAEKERDVLEACNNLTGIYATRMGLVSKDETPNLLTVQRKTKKVSEGTWARVKNGKYKGDLAQIVAVSDTRKKXNVSVSVLGVKTFFIYYY, encoded by the exons ATGGATCGCAAGGGAAAGGGTAAACAGGTCGCCGGAAATAGTTCGTCTTCCGGcggaaagaaaaggaaaaacaccGTCGAATTCAGAGATGAAGGTTTGAGGATTAAGAAGCGGAAAAACCCTCAAGTTCTTCAATTCTTCGAGGAATCCGCTGAAGTTGGCTACTATGGAGGCAGCTCCGACGAAGATGATGACGGATTAGGTTTCCTTAACG ATATGGAAGACGAACCTGAGGTTGTTGAAGAGAGTGGTAAGGCTGGCAAGGGAGAAAAGGGAAACTcctcctcttttgtttttccaaaggaagaagatattAACGAGGAGGAGTTTGATAGGATAATGGAAGAAAGATACAAGCCAGGTTCTGGTTTTCTTAGATatgctgatgatgatgtgaaAGATTCCATTGAGATGGATGCTCTTGCTCCAACTTCCAAGGATCCTCCCATTTGGAAAGTCAAGTGTACG ATTGGACGGGAAAAGCATTCGGTTGTCTGTCTCATGCACAAATTTgttgagatgaagaagacaggCACCAAATTGCAGATCATATCTGTCTTCTTTGCGGACCATGTCAAgggttttattttcatagaagCGGAAAAAGAACGTGACGTTCTCGAG gcatgcaacaatttaactGGTATATACGCTACTCGGATGGGGTTAGTTTCTAAAGACGAAACTCCAAATCTGCTAACTGTccagaggaaaacaaaaaaagtttctgAGGGAACATGGGCTCGTGTCAAGAATGGTAAATACAAAGGAGATCTTGCTCAG ATTGTGGCTGTGAGTGACACTCGAAAAAAGNTGAACGTCTCTGTAAGCGTTCTAGgtgtaaaaacttttttcatatattactaTTAG
- the LOC104772119 gene encoding protein RNA-directed DNA methylation 3-like has product MDRKGKGKQVAGNSSSSGGKKRKNTVEFRDEGLRIKKRKNPQVLQFFEESAEVGYYGGSSDEDDDGLGFLNDMEDEPEVVEESGKAGKGEKGNSSSFVFPKEEDINEEEFDRIMEERYKPGSGFLRYADDDVKDSIEMDALAPTSKDPPIWKVKCTIGREKHSVVCLMHKFVEMKKTGTKLQIISVFFADHVKGFIFIEAEKERDVLEACNNLTGIYATRMGLVSKDETPNLLTVQRKTKKVSEGTWARVKNGKYKGDLAQIVAVSDTRKKALIKLIPRIDIQALTQKYGGGVTIKKVQTPAPRLISSSELERKILXDEGLRIKKRKNPQVLQFFEESAEVGYYGGSSDEDDDGLGFLNDMEDEPEVVEESGKAGKGEKGNSSSFVFPKEEDINEEEFDRIMEERYKPGSGFLRYADDDVKDSIEMDALAPTSKDPPIWKVKCTIGREKHSVXYKFGGYWLGIIIMCLTKISKGPSEGKQGVVRQVYRGIIFLYDESEEENGGYFCCKSQSCEKVKLFTEDSSEKTGGFDASAFGDSVSSPKSPLSPEKEWQPREKYSNSNKGDRGGMYSIGQKLRIRVGPLKGYLCRVIALRYSDVTVKLDSQHKLLTVKSEHLAEVRDRNTVLSTSGDPGSGSFQPFDMLGTEGSSGDWTKGVGSSGEVGNWNIGAASTDLNTWGSKPTSDISFQQPTVPDDNTSTWANAAAEKKSSSASDQPGGWNSWDKPPASEADTVGGWGDAGASKVEASSWEQGASTSTVADLGSWGTHGRSSDGNKQAEDSVWGKLCEASESGLEKGNGESNWGNKDGNSSANNKEGASWGQQDKGFDGSKGDSAWDNQGGGFGSGERKDGSSGWNKSAEDSNASSKGVTGWGKPDDVSSWGNQDKGGSSCVEPGGGSSWSMQDGGSWDKKDDRGSSWSKKDDGHKDDGGSSWGKKVDGGSSWGKKDDGGSSWSKKDDGGSSWGKTDDGGSSWGKKNYGGSSWGKKNDGGSSWGEKNDGGSSWDKKDDGHKDNGGSSWAKNVDGGSSWGNKDDGGSSWGKKDDGGSSWGKKDDGGSSWDKKDDGHKDNGGSSWAKHVEGGSSWGKKDDGGSSWGKKNDGGSSWDKKDDGHKDNGGSSWAKTVDGGSSWGKNDDGGSSWGKKDVGGSSWGKKDDGGSSWDNKDDGGYSGQTFDRGGRGFGGRRGGRRGGRDQSGRGRSFSNSEDPTPWNKPSGGSSWGKQDGVGGNGSAWGKQNDTSGGSSWGRQNDTSGGSGWGRQNDTSGGSSWGRQNDGDSKPWNEHNGAGRGFGGRRGGGGFRGSFRGGRNQSGREGGRSFDGDQSSSWKTDNQENTWKSDQSGGSDWKKGWGENSNGSKPSGSSSGGCAGNWPGWDTNSKKETNDKPGNESKSAWGTSNDQATTGNNTDSWNKKPNSDVGTSGEADNAWGGKTNAVESSPSGSAAWGTSNDQANTGNNTDSWNKKPNSDVGTSGEADNAWGGKTNAVSSSPSGSAAWGTDDKKSGW; this is encoded by the exons ATGGATCGCAAGGGAAAGGGTAAACAGGTCGCCGGAAATAGTTCGTCTTCCGGcggaaagaaaaggaaaaacaccGTCGAATTCAGAGATGAAGGTTTGAGGATTAAGAAGCGGAAAAACCCTCAAGTTCTTCAATTCTTCGAGGAATCCGCTGAAGTTGGCTACTATGGAGGCAGCTCCGACGAAGATGATGACGGATTAGGTTTCCTTAACG ATATGGAAGACGAACCTGAGGTTGTTGAAGAGAGTGGTAAGGCTGGCAAGGGAGAAAAGGGAAACTcctcctcttttgtttttccaaaggaagaagatattAACGAGGAGGAGTTTGATAGGATAATGGAAGAAAGATACAAGCCAGGTTCTGGTTTTCTTAGATatgctgatgatgatgtgaaAGATTCCATTGAGATGGATGCTCTTGCTCCAACTTCCAAGGATCCTCCCATTTGGAAAGTCAAGTGTACG ATTGGACGGGAAAAGCATTCGGTTGTCTGTCTCATGCACAAATTTgttgagatgaagaagacaggCACCAAATTGCAGATCATATCTGTCTTCTTTGCGGACCATGTCAAgggttttattttcatagaagCGGAAAAAGAACGTGACGTTCTCGAG gcatgcaacaatttaactGGTATATACGCTACTCGGATGGGGTTAGTTTCTAAAGACGAAACTCCAAATCTGCTAACTGTccagaggaaaacaaaaaaagtttctgAGGGAACATGGGCTCGTGTCAAGAATGGTAAATACAAAGGAGATCTTGCTCAG ATTGTGGCTGTGAGTGACACTCGAAAAAAGGCATTAATAAAGTTAATTCCGAGGATTGATATTCAGGCCTTGACCCAAAAATAT GGTGGGGGAGTTACTATCAAAAAAGTCCAGACTCCAGCTCCAAGATTGATCAGTTCAAGCGAACTCGA aagaaaaatattaNGAGATGAAGGTTTGAGGATTAAGAAGCGGAAAAACCCTCAAGTTCTTCAATTCTTCGAGGAATCCGCTGAAGTTGGCTACTATGGAGGCAGCTCCGACGAAGATGATGACGGATTAGGTTTCCTTAACG ATATGGAAGACGAACCTGAGGTTGTTGAAGAGAGTGGTAAGGCTGGCAAGGGAGAAAAGGGAAACTcctcctcttttgtttttccaaaggaagaagatattAACGAGGAGGAGTTTGATAGGATAATGGAAGAAAGATACAAGCCAGGTTCTGGTTTTCTTAGATatgctgatgatgatgtgaaAGATTCCATTGAGATGGATGCTCTTGCTCCAACTTCCAAGGATCCTCCCATTTGGAAAGTCAAGTGTACG ATTGGACGGGAAAAGCATTCGGTTGNTTACAAG TTTGGAGGATATTGGTTGGGGATAATCATTATGTGTTTGACNAAGATTTCCAAAGGCCCATCCGAG GGTAAACAAGGAGTTGTAAGGCAAGTATACAGAGGGATCATATTTCTTTATGATGAGAGCGAGGAAGAAAATGGTGGATATTTCTGCTGCAAATCACAATCGTGTGAGAAAGTTAAACTCTTTACTGAAGATTCCAGTGAGAAG ACTGGTGGATTTGATGCTTCAGCTTTTGGAGATTCTGTATCTTCCCCAAAATCGCCACTATCTCCTGAAAAAGAGTGGCAGCCCAGGGAAAAATACAGTAACT CCAATAAAGGAGACAGAGGTGGCATGTATTCTATTGGCCAAAAGCTGAGGATACGTGTTGGTCCATTGAAGGGGTATCTCTGCCGTGTAATAGCTTTACGCTATTCTGATGTTACAGTCAAGCTTGATTCCCAGCATAAGCTTTTAACAG TTAAAAGTGAGCATCTTGCTGAGGTTCGTGACAGAAACACTGTGTTAAGTACAAG tGGGGATCCGGGGAGTGGTTCCTTTCAACCTTTTGACATGCTTGGGACAGAAGGCAGCTCTGGAG ACTGGACGAAAGGAGTGGGCTCGTCAGGAGAGGTTGGTAACTGGAATATAGGAGCTGCGTCTACTGATTT GAACACATGGGGCAGTAAGCCTACGTCTGACATTTCA TTTCAGCAGCCGACAGTTCCGGATGATAATACTTCAACGTGGGCCAATGCAGCAGCTGAGAAAAAATCGTCCTCGGCTAGTGATCAACCTGGTGGTTGGAATTCCTGGGATAAACCACCTGCTTCTGAAGCTGATACTGTTGGTGGGTGGGGAGATGCAGGTGCTTCAAAAGTTGAAGCTTCTTCGTGGGAACAAGGAGCTTCTACTTCCACTGTTGCAGATTTAGGTTCCTGGGGCACGCACGGTAGAAGCTCTGATGGTAATAAGCAAGCAGAGGACTCAGTATGGGGTAAACTATGTGAAGCTTCTGAATCTGGTTTGGAAAAGGGAAATGGAGAATCTAATTGGGGTAACAAAGATGGAAATTCCAGCGCAAATAACAAAGAGGGAGCTTCCTGGGGACAACAGGATAAAGGCTTTGACGGGAGCAAGGGAGACTCTGCATGGGATAATCAAGGTGGAGGTTTTGGTTCAGGAGAAAGGAAAGATGGTTCTTCTGGTTGGAACAAGTCAGCAGAAGATTCCAATGCCAGTAGTAAGGGAGTTACTGGCTGGGGTAAACCAGATGATGTGTCTTCATGGGGTAATCAGGATAAAGGAGGGTCCTCATGTGTTGAACCTGGCGGTGGTTCTTCATGGAGTATGCAAGACGGGGGATCGTGGGACAAAAAGGACGACAGAGGATCATCATGGAGTAAGAAAGATGATGGTCATAAGGATGACGGAGGATCTTCATGGGGTAAAAAAGTTGATGGAGGATCTTCTTGGGGCAAAAAGGATGATGGAGGATCATCATGGAGTAAGAAGGATGATGGTGGATCTTCTTGGGGAAAAACGGATGATGGAGGATCATCATGGGGTAAGAAGAATTACGGAGGATCATCATGGGGTAAGAAGAATGACGGAGGATCATCATGGGGTGAGAAGAATGACGGAGGATCGTCGTGGGATAAGAAAGATGACGGTCACAAGGATAACGGAGGATCTTCATGGGCTAAAAATGTTGACGGAGGATCTTCTTGGGGAAATAAGGATGATGGAGGATCATCATGGGGCAAGAAAGATGATGGAGGATCTTCTTGGGGTAAGAAAGATGACGGAGGATCATCGTGGGATAAGAAAGATGACGGTCACAAGGATAACGGAGGATCTTCATGGGCTAAACATGTTGAAGGAGGATCTTCTTGGGGAAAAAAGGATGATGGAGGATCTTCTTGGGGTAAGAAGAATGATGGAGGATCATCGTGGGATAAGAAAGATGACGGTCACAAGGATAACGGAGGATCTTCTTGGGCTAAAACTGTTGACGGAGGATCTTCTTGGGGAAAAAACGATGATGGAGGATCATCATGGGGCAAGAAGGATGTGGGAGGATCTTCTTGGGGAAAAAAGGACGATGGAGGATCGTCGTGGGATAACAAGGATGATGGAGGGTACTCGGGACAAACATTTGATAGGGGAGGACGTGGGTTTGGTGGGAGAAGAGGAGGTCGTCGAGGTGGGAGGGATCAGTCTGGGAGGGGAAGATCCTTCAGTAATTCCGAG GATCCAACTCCATGGAATAAACCAAGTGGCGGATCTAGCTGGGGCAAGCAAGACGGTGTTGGTGGCAATGGTTCTGCCTGGGGTAAGCAGAATGATACTAGTGGTGGATCAAGCTGGGGCAGGCAGAATGATACTAGTGGTGGATCAGGCTGGGGCAGGCAGAATGATACTAGTGGTGGATCAAGCTGGGGCAGGCAGAATGATGGTGATTCCAAACCTTGGAATGAACACAATGGTGCTGGTCGTGGGTTTGGTGGAAGAAGGGGAGGAGGGGGATTCCGAGGAAGTTTCCGTGGAGGTAGAAACCAATCAGGTAGAGAAGGAGGAAGGTCCTTTGATGGTGATCAATCATCTAGCTGGAAAACAGACAATCAAGAAAACACTTGGAAGAGCGACCAAAGTGGTGGATCAGACTGGAAAAAAGGTTGGGGAGAGAATTCAAACGGTAGCAAGCCGTCCGGTTCGTCCTCTGGTGGTTGTGCCGGTAACTGGCCTGGCTGGGATACTAActcaaagaaagaaaccaatGATAAACCGGGAAACGAAAGCAAATCAGCTTGGGGAACCAGTAACGATCAGGCGACTACCGGAAACAACACTGACAGTTGGAACAAGAAGCCTAACAGTGATGTTGGTACGAGTGGAGAAGCTGATAACGCATGGGGCGGCAAAACAAATGCAGTGGAGTCTTCACCAAGTGGCTCGGCAGCGTGGGGAACCAGTAACGATCAGGCGAATACCGGTAACAACACTGACAGTTGGAACAAGAAGCCTAACAGTGATGTTGGTACGAGTGGAGAAGCTGATAACGCATGGGGCGGCAAAACTAATGCAGTATCGTCCTCACCTAGTGGCTCGGCAGCGTGGGGAACCGATGACAAAAAATCTGGATGGTAA
- the LOC104768620 gene encoding probable pectate lyase 13, whose amino-acid sequence MVARERSICIIWFCLLLSLSQHGRASTSTSTTSIFNLSLPHQHPFPEHVVLNVQRKLNDSLSRRQLLPYQQDDGTTASSPIPSCITGNPIDDCWRCDPNWAANRQRLADCSIGFGQGTLGGKGGRFYLVTDSSDNDAANPVPGTLRHAVIQPEPLWIVFSGDMGIKLKHELIIGSYKTIDGRGTNIQITGHGCLTIQQVSHVIIHNVHIHHCKPSGNTLVASSPTHVGFRGLSDGDGISVSASHHIWIDHCSLGYCTDGLIDVILASTAVTVSNNYFYHHDEVMLLGHDDRYTADKGMQVTIAFNHFGEGLVQRMPRCRHGYIHVVNNDFTAWEMYAIGGSASPTINSQGNRYTAPIDPNAKEVTKRVDSNEKHWSGWNWRTEGDVMINGAFFVPSGDGVSPAYARATSVQPKAAAIIDQLTVNAGVFGDPSGRNGQGGSFSGMTDGGGTITRGYSKSGPGGSSDSDDGIFTVIFGNNSGAVAPRPGQVWSILFIVILYWYIPHHTR is encoded by the exons atggtGGCTCGTGAGAGGAGCATTTGCATTATCTGGTTTTGCCTCTTGCTTTCTCTCTCCCAACATGGAAGAGcatcaacctcaacctcaacaACATCAATCTTCAATCTTTCTCTCCCACACCAACACCCATTCCCTGAACATGTTGTTCTTAATGTACAAAG AAAACTCAACGACTCTTTATCAAGAAGACAGCTTCTACCTTACCAACAAGACGACGGCACGACGGCGTCGTCGCCAATACCTTCTTGCATCACCGGGAACCCAATCGACGATTGTTGGCGCTGCGACCCAAACTGGGCGGCAAATCGCCAACGACTAGCCGATTGCTCAATTGGTTTCGGACAAGGCACACTCGGAGGCAAAGGCGGTCGCTTTTACCTCGTCACCGATTCTTCAGACAACGACGCGGCGAACCCAGTTCCAGGAACACTTAGACACGCCGTGATCCAGCCTGAACCACTATGGATCGTTTTCTCAGGCGACATGGGAATCAAACTCAAACACGAGCTCATCATCGGAAGCTACAAAACAATCGATGGAAGAGGAACGAACATCCAAATCACCGGACATGGTTGTCTCACGATCCAGCAAGTGAGCCACGTCATCATCCACAACGTTCACATTCACCATTGTAAACCCTCGGGGAACACACTGGTCGCTTCGTCGCCGACGCACGTCGGGTTCCGAGGACTCTCTGACGGAGACGGAATCTCAGTTTCAGCTTCGCATCACATTTGGATCGATCACTGCTCTCTCGGGTACTGTACCGACGGACTCATCGACGTCATCCTCGCTTCCACCGCCGTCACAGTTTCCAACAACTATTTCTATCATCACGACGAGGTTATGCTCTTAGGTCACGACGACCG GTACACGGCGGACAAGGGGATGCAAGTAACAATAGCATTCAACCATTTCGGGGAAGGGCTCGTGCAGAGGATGCCACGGTGTAGACATGGTTATATCCACGTGGTTAACAACGATTTCACGGCGTGGGAGATGTATGCAATAGGCGGTAGTGCTAGCCCTACGATCAACAGTCAGGGTAACCGTTACACCGCACCTATTGACCCTAACGCCAAAGAG GTGACGAAGCGCGTGGACTCTAACGAGAAACATTGGTCGGGATGGAACTGGAGAACGGAAGGTGACGTGATGATTAATGGAGCTTTTTTCGTGCCGTCAGGTGATGGAGTAAGCCCAGCTTATGCCAGAGCCACCAGTGTTCAGCCTAAAGCCGCCGCTATCATTGACCAACTCACGGTCAATGCCGGCGTTTTCGGCGATCCCAG TGGAAGAAACGGCCAGGGAGGAAGTTTTTCCGGAATGACGGACGGTGGTGGGACCATCACACGCGGTTACAGTAAAAGTGGACCCGGCGGCAGCAGCGACAGTGATGACGGCATTTTTACAGTGATATTCGGTAACAATAGCGGTGCGGTGGCTCCAAGGCCAGGACAAGTCTGGTCGATTCTATTTATCGTCATTTTATATTGGTATATTCCACACCATACGAgatga
- the LOC104772121 gene encoding shugoshin-1-like — MVLTELSLDYSNRGLGSQKDPVKEMNREEMQQKENMLFSSQEFAQKLQKENMTLMKALAHRNKIVELSGIEFQKLRINLRSVQEKNLQLAQANSQMLAELNTSRDRLKELQHELGCKNALLKVKKQLEEQTLPRTDHASKDKVLVNASDGDCKTFQVHDMNQKDTKRKRTSRIKHVVANSEWTVVYCNDTFSASNRLSRQCTRRQSTRFDVQETEPTEKLLEMDAPKETNETARLSRQCTRRQSTRFDVQETEPTEKLLEMDAPKETNETARLSLRRRSARLRPEEAEPCKSFNEGIKVMETTKRRRLSSIQRSARFDIQVPEVSDSETLNADDARSLVIEESLGSRSEAVEEPSESRGDTKETNQKRRVSTRRQSRMVKSQTDEAIKEIATDQSLDNNIVQECDHQTESKDKPKADEHEGMTRRSSVGRPSRHAAEKVQSYREVSRKVKLRRQC, encoded by the exons ATGGTGCTAACTGAATTGAGCCTTGACTATTCAAATAGGGGTTTAGGTTCTCAAAAG GATCCTGTTAAAGAAATGAACAGAGAGGAGATGCAGCAGAAAGAAAATATGCTATTCTCTTCTCAGGAGTTTGCTCAAAAGCTTCAAAAG GAGAACATGACACTGATGAAAGCCTTAGCACACCGAAA TAAAATAGTCGAGTTGAGTGGTATTGAGTTTCAGAAACTGAGGATCAACTTAAGGAGTGTGCAAGAAAAGAATTTGCAGCTTGCGCAGGCAAACAGTCAGATGTTGGCG GAACTCAATACAAGTAGAGACAGA CTCAAGGAACTCCAGCATGAACTTGGCTGCAAGAATGCATTACTTAAGGTCAAGAAACAGCTTGAG GAGCAAACGCTTCCACGTACAGATCATGCATCGAAAGACAAG GTTTTAGTAAACGCTTCTGATGGGGATTGCAAAACCTTTCAGGTGCATGACATGAATCAAAAAGATACCAAAAGAAAGCGGACGTCGAGGATAAAAC ACGTTGTTGCAAACTCTGAATGGACAGTAGTGTATTGCAATGACACTTTTTCTGCTTCGAACAGGCTCTCTAGGCAATGCACACGAAGGCAATCTACCAGGTTTGATGTTCAAGAAACTGAACCAACGGAAAAATTGCTTGAGATGGATGCTCCCAAAGAAACTAATGAAACCGCAAG GCTCTCTAGGCAATGCACACGAAGGCAATCTACCAGGTTTGATGTTCAAGAAACTGAACCAACGGAAAAATTGCTTGAGATGGATGCTCCCAAAGAAACTAATGAAACGGCAAG ACTCTCTTTGAGAAGACGGTCTGCTCGGTTAAGGCCTGAAGAAGCTGAACCATGTAAAAGCTTCAATGAGGGAATCAAAGTTATGGAGACGACCAAGAGGAGAAG ACTCTCTTCAATACAACGGTCTGCAAGGTTTGATATCCAAGTACCGGAAGTGTCTGACTCTGAAACCTTGAATGCTGATGATGCAAG AAGTTTAGTAATCGAAGAGTCTCTTGGATCAAGATCTGAAGCTGTGGAGGAACCATCTGAAAGCAGAGGTGACACAAAAGAGACAAACCAGAAACGCAG AGTCTCAACGAGAAGACAATCAAGAATGGTTAAATCTCAAACCGATGAAGCAATTAAAGAAATAGCGACAGACCAATCTTTGGACAACAACATAGTTCAAGAGTGTGATCACCAAACCGAATCAAAGGACAAGCCTAAAGCTGATGAACACGAAGGGATGACAAGAAGATCATCTGTGGGAAGACCATCGAGACATGCCGCAGAGAAAGTCCAGTCATACAGAGAAGTCTCACGTAAAGTGAAGCTGCG